A part of Streptantibioticus cattleyicolor NRRL 8057 = DSM 46488 genomic DNA contains:
- a CDS encoding TetR/AcrR family transcriptional regulator — protein sequence MDDGARGGAPRGRRREADRNDVRLMRAARAAFAELGWDAPVSEIARRAGIGMGSLYRRYPSKEALAQRMRVLAMDRLTEQATAASARHPDPWTAFTAFLRDAVSDQEPGGPLLRLLGGRLPSTGEVAAAAARLRSALDALVAAAHEADALRRDVGPADVPLLLELLSLRIPAGAERSAELRSRYLELVLDGLRAPASGDPLTGPAPEWRELHAMWNAL from the coding sequence ATGGACGACGGCGCGCGCGGCGGCGCCCCCCGGGGACGACGCCGGGAGGCGGACCGCAACGACGTACGGCTGATGCGGGCGGCCCGCGCCGCCTTCGCCGAACTCGGCTGGGACGCACCGGTGTCGGAGATCGCCCGGCGGGCCGGCATCGGCATGGGCAGCCTCTACCGCCGCTACCCCAGCAAGGAGGCGCTCGCGCAACGCATGCGCGTCCTGGCCATGGACCGCCTCACCGAGCAGGCCACCGCCGCGAGCGCCCGCCATCCGGACCCGTGGACGGCGTTCACCGCGTTCCTGCGGGACGCGGTGTCGGACCAGGAGCCCGGCGGTCCGCTGTTGCGGCTGCTCGGCGGCCGGCTGCCGTCCACCGGTGAAGTGGCCGCCGCCGCGGCCCGGTTGCGGTCGGCGCTGGACGCGCTGGTGGCCGCGGCGCACGAGGCGGACGCGCTCCGCCGCGACGTTGGCCCGGCCGACGTCCCGCTGCTGCTGGAACTGCTCTCGCTGCGGATCCCGGCCGGTGCGGAACGTTCGGCGGAGCTGCGCTCCCGTTACCTGGAACTCGTCCTCGACGGCCTGCGCGCCCCCGCCTCCGGCGACCCGCTGACCGGGCCGGCCCCCGAGTGGCGTGAACTCCACGCGATGTGGAACGCGTTGTGA
- a CDS encoding DUF4232 domain-containing protein, with protein sequence MRRLLTAAAVASAVAATGLLGAGAATAAVTAPHTGAAACQPGTLKAAVDPSGPEQAGMNHQGTLLRLTNTGTTTCAFSGYAGLALEGAGHSAIPTTVRHGSTYFAQDPGVRQVTLRPGASAWADLVWTHVGQDTVHAKYLQISPTGSNAHSTVAFAQDLDGGRLSVTAWSASKPAIG encoded by the coding sequence ATGCGTCGTCTGCTGACTGCCGCCGCCGTCGCCAGTGCCGTCGCCGCCACCGGCCTCCTCGGCGCGGGAGCAGCCACCGCGGCCGTTACCGCACCGCACACCGGTGCCGCCGCGTGCCAGCCCGGGACGCTCAAGGCCGCCGTGGACCCGAGCGGCCCCGAGCAGGCGGGCATGAACCACCAGGGCACGCTGCTGCGCCTGACCAACACCGGCACGACCACCTGTGCCTTCAGCGGTTACGCCGGCCTGGCGCTGGAGGGCGCCGGACACTCCGCGATACCGACCACCGTCCGGCACGGCAGCACCTACTTCGCCCAGGACCCGGGCGTGCGCCAGGTCACCTTGCGGCCCGGCGCCTCGGCCTGGGCCGACCTGGTGTGGACCCACGTCGGCCAGGACACCGTCCACGCCAAGTACCTGCAGATCTCCCCGACCGGCAGCAACGCGCACAGCACCGTCGCCTTCGCCCAGGACCTCGACGGCGGCCGGCTGTCCGTGACCGCCTGGTCGGCCAGTAAGCCCGCCATCGGCTGA
- a CDS encoding SDR family oxidoreductase — MSAATPAPVPVPAPVPVPVRSPLPSGLSGRTAVLIGGSSGIGLAAGVLLRSVGARVVLVGRDADRLEAAVSRVRGAGSEGGEDAVVGVRGDGGDERVLAEVFERVGEVDHVFVTAGGISGAGALTELTAEDVRTNVDSRLWAAFAVARAAAKRLPAGGSLTFSSGILVVRPIPGMAVPLSVVGAVETLTKALAVELAPSRLRVNAVRFGRIDTPLLRSLPGLDSDEAVAAAGSGAPLGRFGTAEEAAAAALFLMANNYVTGQVITVDGGETLA, encoded by the coding sequence ATGAGCGCCGCGACCCCTGCCCCCGTACCCGTCCCTGCCCCCGTCCCCGTCCCCGTTCGTTCGCCGCTGCCGAGCGGGCTGTCCGGCAGGACCGCCGTACTCATCGGCGGCAGCTCGGGCATCGGGCTGGCCGCCGGTGTCCTGCTGCGGTCGGTGGGCGCCCGGGTCGTACTGGTCGGGCGGGACGCCGACCGGCTGGAGGCCGCCGTCTCGCGGGTGCGCGGCGCGGGATCCGAGGGCGGCGAGGACGCCGTGGTGGGCGTCCGCGGCGACGGGGGAGACGAGCGGGTGCTCGCCGAGGTCTTCGAGCGGGTCGGCGAGGTCGACCATGTGTTCGTCACCGCGGGCGGCATCAGCGGTGCCGGCGCGCTGACCGAGCTGACCGCCGAGGACGTCCGCACGAACGTGGACTCCCGACTGTGGGCGGCCTTCGCCGTCGCCCGCGCGGCGGCGAAGCGGCTCCCCGCGGGCGGCTCGCTCACGTTCAGCTCGGGGATCCTCGTGGTCCGTCCGATACCCGGGATGGCCGTCCCGCTGTCGGTCGTCGGCGCCGTGGAAACGCTCACAAAGGCGCTCGCGGTGGAACTGGCCCCGTCGCGGCTGCGGGTGAACGCTGTCCGCTTCGGGCGGATCGACACCCCGCTGCTGCGGTCGCTGCCGGGGCTGGACTCGGACGAGGCGGTCGCCGCCGCCGGATCCGGCGCCCCCCTCGGCCGGTTCGGCACCGCCGAGGAAGCCGCCGCAGCGGCCCTGTTCCTCATGGCCAACAACTACGTCACCGGCCAGGTGATCACCGTGGACGGCGGAGAGACGCTGGCCTGA
- a CDS encoding TetR family transcriptional regulator, translated as MAYDAEDTRRRIFEAAAAEFAEHGLAGARVDRIATAADANKQAIYLYYGNKEKLFAAVLRAKLEEIRVSVRLDPDAVAESAGQIFDWYQQHPELIRLLLWESLEGGGGLDEIERERRVGFREKVDHLLDGGVARHLPADARVHATQDLLFTIMGLIAWNFAVPRMCRVVLDEESDHAALARRRRTVVEAVRTLAAAPPP; from the coding sequence ATGGCCTACGACGCGGAAGACACCAGGCGGCGGATCTTCGAGGCCGCCGCCGCCGAGTTCGCCGAGCACGGCCTCGCCGGGGCCAGGGTCGACCGGATCGCCACCGCCGCCGACGCCAACAAGCAGGCGATCTACCTGTACTACGGCAACAAGGAGAAGCTGTTCGCCGCCGTCCTGCGGGCCAAGCTGGAGGAGATCCGCGTCTCCGTCCGCCTCGACCCCGACGCCGTGGCCGAGTCCGCCGGGCAGATCTTCGACTGGTACCAGCAACACCCCGAGTTGATCCGGCTGTTGCTGTGGGAGTCGCTGGAGGGGGGCGGCGGACTCGACGAGATCGAACGGGAACGCCGCGTGGGCTTCCGCGAGAAGGTGGACCACCTCCTCGACGGCGGCGTGGCCCGCCACCTCCCCGCCGACGCGCGCGTCCACGCCACCCAGGACCTGCTCTTCACCATCATGGGGCTGATCGCCTGGAACTTCGCCGTCCCCAGGATGTGCCGCGTCGTCCTGGACGAGGAGTCCGACCACGCCGCCCTGGCCCGCCGCCGCCGCACGGTGGTCGAAGCCGTCCGCACCCTCGCCGCCGCCCCGCCCCCGTAG
- a CDS encoding VOC family protein, translating to MPLHWKLVVDSADAPSLADFWAAALGYEVEDPSPLIERLLAAGHLAPDVVAEHHGRRIFRGYAAVRHPDDPYDEISGTGHGRRLLFQNVPEGKSGKNRLHLDIHSEPGTRDALVARLETLGATRDREVDQGPAGHWWIMRDPEGNEFCVA from the coding sequence ATGCCACTGCACTGGAAGCTCGTCGTCGACAGCGCCGACGCCCCCTCCCTCGCCGACTTCTGGGCCGCCGCCCTCGGTTACGAGGTCGAGGACCCGAGCCCCCTCATCGAGCGCCTGCTCGCCGCCGGCCACCTCGCACCGGACGTGGTCGCCGAACACCACGGCCGCAGGATCTTCCGCGGCTACGCCGCCGTCCGCCACCCCGACGACCCCTACGACGAGATCAGCGGCACCGGCCACGGCCGACGCCTGCTCTTCCAGAACGTGCCCGAGGGCAAATCCGGCAAGAACCGCCTCCACCTCGACATCCACAGCGAACCCGGCACCCGCGACGCACTCGTGGCCCGGCTGGAGACCCTCGGCGCCACCCGCGACCGCGAGGTCGACCAGGGCCCCGCCGGCCACTGGTGGATCATGCGGGACCCGGAGGGCAACGAATTCTGCGTGGCGTAA
- a CDS encoding DUF1772 domain-containing protein produces MLSALEVFTTVVVGVMVGVEFSVAFVINRILDALPGDSGQLGRAHGGRMLGAVMPVWYITSLVLVAVWAIAGRTHHGTGLIVTAGALLLLSVIMSVLLLVPINNRGKTWTPENRPADWKEQMNRWDRFHYVRVAVIIAAFALLVAALA; encoded by the coding sequence ATGCTCAGCGCACTTGAGGTGTTCACCACCGTGGTCGTCGGCGTGATGGTGGGGGTGGAGTTCTCCGTCGCCTTCGTCATCAACCGGATCCTCGACGCACTCCCCGGTGACAGCGGCCAACTCGGCCGCGCCCACGGGGGCCGGATGCTCGGAGCCGTGATGCCGGTCTGGTACATCACCTCGCTCGTCCTCGTCGCGGTCTGGGCCATCGCCGGACGTACCCACCACGGCACCGGCCTCATCGTCACCGCCGGCGCGCTGCTGCTCCTCAGCGTGATCATGTCGGTCCTGCTGCTCGTCCCGATCAACAACCGCGGCAAGACGTGGACCCCCGAGAACCGGCCCGCCGACTGGAAGGAGCAGATGAACCGCTGGGACCGCTTCCACTACGTCCGCGTCGCCGTCATCATCGCCGCCTTCGCCCTGCTGGTCGCCGCCCTCGCCTGA
- a CDS encoding TetR/AcrR family transcriptional regulator, translating to MSVQERKRRERAERERLIVATARELAEQQGWDAVTTRRLAERIEYSQPVLYSHFRGKREIIGAVALEGATEMAVALRVATSAADGPRARVTALARTYLDFATRNPAVYDALFQLDGGLPFANEDTPEPLKDAFAALLESLSEVAGDGVHPGLFTEVFWAALHGLATLTRAGRLPPEDAERRLELLVDRLAIV from the coding sequence ATGTCGGTACAGGAACGCAAGCGACGCGAACGGGCGGAGCGCGAACGCCTCATCGTGGCGACAGCCCGCGAACTCGCCGAGCAGCAGGGCTGGGACGCGGTCACCACCCGCCGGCTCGCCGAGCGCATCGAATACAGCCAGCCCGTCCTCTACAGCCACTTCCGCGGCAAACGCGAGATCATCGGCGCCGTCGCCCTCGAAGGCGCCACCGAGATGGCCGTGGCGCTCCGGGTCGCCACCTCCGCCGCGGACGGCCCCCGCGCCCGGGTCACCGCCCTCGCCCGCACCTACCTCGACTTCGCCACTCGCAACCCGGCGGTCTACGACGCCCTGTTCCAACTCGACGGCGGCCTGCCCTTCGCGAACGAGGACACCCCCGAACCCCTGAAGGACGCCTTCGCCGCCCTGCTGGAAAGCCTCTCCGAGGTCGCCGGCGACGGCGTCCACCCCGGACTCTTCACCGAGGTGTTCTGGGCGGCCCTCCACGGCCTGGCCACCCTGACCCGAGCAGGACGGCTCCCCCCGGAGGACGCCGAGCGCCGACTGGAACTACTGGTGGACCGGCTCGCCATCGTCTGA
- a CDS encoding radical SAM protein has translation MYQAIASPQGDKFIVARPGARKGMHIPHIMYKELSDAVADRQTVPGWLVDAARQAWGIDLAGCPTERTVLVRPLTSLNYSRATWEINKGCNFNCEHRYLAERKFEGLSREEKDRLLFMLRDAGVLWLQFTGGEPTIDRDFAHSYRTAYGLGMLIKAAKEAGVPLELALIVTKHNAHEVEAMRDLAEEYAYTYTEYANISPTYDGKPEPLAAQAPGFLDKSTVFKGCPAGHAFFHVDPHGFATMCKVGRENPVNLMAEGLDGLLRLPAIADAEMLRSGGCSGCRLSATCRVCRPLAKAYQEAKAPLNTYCQHGNGDHIT, from the coding sequence GTGTACCAGGCAATCGCCAGCCCGCAGGGTGACAAGTTCATCGTCGCGCGTCCCGGTGCACGTAAAGGGATGCACATTCCGCACATCATGTACAAAGAACTCTCCGATGCCGTGGCCGACAGGCAGACGGTGCCGGGGTGGCTGGTCGACGCGGCACGGCAGGCATGGGGGATCGACCTCGCCGGGTGCCCGACAGAGAGGACCGTTCTGGTTCGTCCGCTCACCTCATTGAATTACAGTCGGGCGACGTGGGAGATCAACAAGGGCTGCAACTTCAACTGTGAGCACCGCTACCTTGCCGAACGGAAGTTTGAAGGCCTGTCGCGGGAAGAAAAGGATCGGCTGCTCTTCATGCTTCGTGACGCCGGAGTCCTGTGGCTCCAGTTCACGGGGGGTGAGCCCACCATCGACCGGGACTTCGCACATTCTTATCGGACGGCCTACGGGCTGGGAATGCTCATCAAGGCCGCCAAAGAGGCCGGAGTGCCGCTCGAACTGGCGTTGATCGTCACCAAGCACAACGCGCACGAAGTGGAAGCCATGCGGGACCTTGCCGAGGAGTACGCGTACACGTACACCGAGTACGCGAACATTTCCCCGACATACGACGGTAAACCTGAACCACTGGCTGCCCAGGCTCCGGGATTCCTGGACAAGTCCACAGTCTTCAAAGGCTGTCCGGCGGGTCATGCCTTCTTTCACGTGGACCCCCACGGGTTCGCCACCATGTGCAAGGTAGGTCGAGAGAACCCCGTCAACCTCATGGCTGAGGGACTTGACGGCCTCCTGCGTCTGCCCGCGATCGCAGATGCCGAAATGCTTCGCTCCGGTGGCTGTAGCGGCTGTCGGCTCTCGGCAACGTGCCGGGTATGCCGTCCACTCGCCAAGGCGTACCAGGAAGCGAAGGCACCATTGAACACTTACTGCCAACACGGAAACGGAGACCACATCACATGA
- a CDS encoding methyltransferase domain-containing protein, producing the protein MDWHSRANALADQVTDPDSRWLVPVADVPRHELVPRWWERDGSGAWELRDGPSDPEAWAEAAYADRSLVTRVGPLHADQAEPDDRPEGRPTSSATLPSLVVRMLRHGRLGDGLSLLDLGTGAGGLAAYACYRLGDACVTSLDVDPYLVRAAGERLADMHCYPTLITADATREVPGTYDRIVSTVALTPGPGLRPVVGALAYGGRIATTLARTSLIITGWKDRHGDVIGQVERDMAGFMPTRSGADHPPALTDLLTLARQAHGEHTSTGRYPVVDVGNAWELRSMLEVTLPGVELDYETNGHQRTAYLAHPDGSWARASAERTDPPEVHQSGPQRLWDALERIRNRLNAEGALPLLGARVRLTPDGVVHLSRGRWRASMGAR; encoded by the coding sequence ATGGATTGGCACAGCCGAGCGAACGCGCTCGCGGACCAGGTGACCGACCCCGATTCCCGGTGGCTCGTCCCCGTCGCCGACGTTCCCCGTCACGAGCTGGTCCCGCGCTGGTGGGAACGGGACGGCTCCGGGGCGTGGGAACTCCGTGACGGGCCGAGCGACCCGGAGGCGTGGGCGGAAGCGGCCTACGCGGACCGCTCGTTGGTCACCAGGGTGGGCCCGCTCCACGCCGACCAGGCCGAACCCGACGACCGTCCCGAGGGACGGCCCACGTCGTCCGCCACGCTGCCGAGCCTGGTCGTGCGCATGCTGCGGCACGGCCGACTCGGCGACGGACTCTCCCTCCTCGACCTGGGCACGGGGGCCGGCGGGCTCGCCGCGTACGCCTGTTACCGGCTCGGCGACGCGTGCGTGACCAGCCTGGACGTGGACCCGTACCTCGTCCGCGCGGCCGGGGAACGCCTCGCCGACATGCACTGCTACCCGACACTGATCACCGCGGACGCCACCAGGGAGGTCCCCGGAACGTACGACCGCATCGTGTCCACGGTCGCGCTCACCCCCGGCCCGGGGCTCCGGCCAGTGGTCGGCGCGCTGGCCTACGGAGGCCGGATCGCGACGACCCTCGCGCGCACGTCCCTGATCATCACCGGTTGGAAGGACCGCCACGGGGACGTGATCGGCCAGGTGGAACGGGACATGGCCGGCTTCATGCCCACCCGGTCCGGCGCCGACCACCCGCCCGCCCTCACCGACCTGCTCACCCTCGCCCGCCAAGCCCACGGAGAACACACCAGCACCGGCCGCTACCCCGTGGTGGACGTGGGCAACGCGTGGGAACTCCGCTCCATGCTTGAAGTCACCCTCCCCGGCGTCGAGTTGGACTACGAGACCAACGGACACCAACGCACCGCCTACCTGGCCCACCCCGACGGCTCATGGGCACGCGCCTCCGCCGAGCGCACCGACCCGCCCGAAGTGCACCAAAGCGGCCCGCAACGACTCTGGGACGCCCTGGAACGCATCCGCAACCGACTCAACGCGGAAGGCGCGCTGCCGTTGCTCGGCGCGCGGGTCCGGTTGACGCCCGACGGGGTTGTCCACCTCTCCCGAGGGAGGTGGCGGGCGTCCATGGGGGCGCGGTAG
- a CDS encoding helix-turn-helix domain-containing protein, with translation MNRKELNPEASPQAAYGARLRSLREARGWTQEELASRLEYSSVHISAVETGRKPPTLRFSRSADQAFGLTGSADAFERYYRELKHGALLEGFPEYVKCEGRAVEIRVFEIGIIPGLLQTPEYARVLADSAMRRGAITPEQAEERVSLLTERQAALVRDRPPMVFVTMDESCIRRPVGGPAVMDAQLARLVEFAQLPNTLLQVAPYEMGERRTFNLPVYLLTLPDRSVICYAESQAQGNLDRETTSVVPMLTAYHQLQAEALSQAASVAMIEQVRKGIS, from the coding sequence GTGAACCGCAAGGAGTTGAACCCGGAGGCTTCGCCACAGGCGGCCTACGGCGCGCGTCTGCGCAGCTTGCGCGAGGCGCGCGGCTGGACCCAGGAAGAGCTGGCCTCCCGGTTGGAATATTCCAGCGTGCATATTTCGGCGGTGGAAACTGGTCGGAAGCCTCCGACTCTCCGATTCTCGCGTAGTGCGGACCAGGCCTTCGGCCTGACGGGTTCAGCAGACGCGTTCGAACGCTACTACCGCGAGCTCAAGCACGGTGCGTTGCTGGAGGGGTTCCCGGAGTACGTCAAGTGCGAGGGCCGGGCGGTGGAGATCCGGGTCTTCGAGATCGGGATCATCCCGGGACTGTTGCAAACCCCGGAGTACGCACGGGTGCTGGCCGACAGTGCCATGCGCCGGGGAGCCATCACCCCCGAACAGGCGGAGGAACGGGTCTCGCTCCTGACCGAGCGGCAGGCAGCACTGGTACGGGACCGGCCGCCGATGGTCTTCGTGACCATGGACGAAAGCTGCATCCGCCGCCCCGTCGGCGGACCCGCTGTCATGGACGCCCAACTCGCTCGCCTGGTGGAGTTCGCTCAACTGCCCAACACACTGCTCCAGGTGGCACCGTACGAGATGGGCGAGCGCCGCACGTTCAACCTGCCCGTCTACCTGCTGACGCTGCCGGACCGATCGGTGATCTGCTACGCCGAATCGCAGGCACAGGGAAACCTGGACCGAGAAACTACATCCGTGGTGCCCATGTTGACGGCCTATCATCAACTACAGGCCGAAGCGCTGTCGCAGGCGGCGTCCGTGGCGATGATCGAGCAGGTACGAAAGGGCATCTCGTGA
- a CDS encoding DUF397 domain-containing protein, producing MTTESPRWFKSSHSDNGGDCVEVATNLVASRGVVPVRDSKDPSGAVLRFPADAFASFVAGVKDGEFGTI from the coding sequence GTGACGACCGAATCCCCCCGCTGGTTCAAGTCCTCCCACAGCGACAACGGCGGCGACTGCGTCGAGGTCGCCACCAACCTCGTCGCCTCGCGCGGCGTGGTCCCCGTCCGTGACTCCAAGGACCCGAGCGGAGCGGTGCTGCGCTTCCCGGCCGACGCGTTCGCCTCCTTCGTGGCGGGCGTGAAGGACGGCGAGTTCGGCACCATCTGA
- a CDS encoding VOC family protein — protein sequence MTTRPTLQLTVDCAEPERLAAFWATALGYHVEPPPAPFATWRAYWLDQGAPEEELGVGDCSDSVVDPDGAGPRIWFQQAPEAKAVKNRLHLDLGVSGGRGVPFATRKERVLAEVARLESAGATRSCLADAEDSGSFSVLMRDPEGNEFCVH from the coding sequence GTGACCACCCGTCCCACGCTCCAACTGACCGTTGACTGCGCCGAGCCCGAACGGCTCGCGGCGTTCTGGGCCACCGCGCTGGGATACCACGTCGAGCCACCGCCCGCCCCGTTCGCCACCTGGCGCGCGTACTGGCTCGACCAGGGCGCCCCGGAGGAGGAACTGGGCGTCGGCGACTGCAGCGACTCCGTCGTCGATCCGGACGGCGCCGGCCCGCGCATCTGGTTCCAGCAGGCGCCCGAGGCGAAGGCCGTCAAGAACCGGCTCCACCTCGACCTCGGCGTGAGCGGAGGACGCGGCGTCCCGTTCGCCACCCGCAAGGAGCGCGTGCTCGCCGAGGTGGCCCGCCTGGAGTCCGCGGGCGCCACCCGCTCCTGCCTGGCGGACGCGGAGGACTCCGGTTCCTTCTCCGTCCTGATGCGGGACCCCGAGGGCAACGAGTTCTGCGTGCACTGA
- a CDS encoding MBL fold metallo-hydrolase has product MFRFTVGQAYLWDDAGSLTLVDCGPPGSAPAIAAALRERGHEPEAVRSLVLTHCHADHSGSAAEIRAWGATVIAHRLEAPVLRGASPQQRPVLTDWERPLFDQVTRGMPDVPPQRLKYPVPVDEEVDAGDVLDFGGGARVVPVPGHTDGSIALHLPRADVLFTGDTLAGAEGRPMLGVFNTDRDRLVDSVRSLADLGADVLCFGHGDPVLDGGGAALRTLRGEVAV; this is encoded by the coding sequence ATGTTCCGTTTCACGGTGGGTCAGGCGTATCTGTGGGACGACGCCGGCTCCCTCACCCTCGTCGACTGCGGACCGCCCGGTTCCGCCCCGGCCATCGCGGCGGCCCTGCGGGAACGGGGCCACGAGCCCGAGGCCGTCCGCAGTCTCGTCCTGACCCACTGCCACGCCGACCACAGCGGCTCGGCGGCCGAGATCCGCGCGTGGGGCGCCACCGTGATCGCCCACCGGCTGGAGGCACCCGTGCTGCGCGGCGCGTCACCCCAGCAGCGTCCCGTACTCACTGACTGGGAACGGCCGTTGTTCGACCAGGTCACCCGGGGCATGCCGGACGTGCCGCCGCAGCGCCTGAAATACCCCGTTCCGGTGGACGAGGAGGTGGACGCGGGCGACGTACTCGACTTCGGCGGCGGCGCCCGCGTGGTGCCCGTCCCCGGTCACACCGACGGCAGCATCGCTCTCCATCTACCGCGCGCCGACGTGCTGTTCACCGGCGACACCCTGGCCGGCGCCGAGGGACGTCCGATGCTCGGGGTCTTCAACACCGACCGCGACCGCCTGGTCGACTCGGTCCGTTCCCTCGCCGACCTCGGCGCCGACGTCCTGTGCTTCGGGCATGGCGACCCGGTACTGGACGGAGGCGGCGCGGCCCTGCGGACGCTCCGTGGCGAGGTGGCCGTCTGA
- a CDS encoding class I SAM-dependent methyltransferase — MSESSDGHYRRCVAPYYARLGSRLGYAMLLSRTRHFGWYEPGESPWRFTLAMRRMEVIAARKLALPPGSRVLDAGCGVGDVARTVARVTGAEVTGVDGIASDIAIARRRSADAPGGGGRTRFLSADYHELPFPDASFDGLYTMESFVHSADPKRALAEFHRVLRPRGRLGMLEYSSTPEGRLTPAAYTVLRRVCELSAMPAMLMLTHGRLEQLLDDAGFAVESVQDATPNVLPMLRAFSVLGSVPYGLARAVGHGDALVNAMSGVEMYRHQETWRYHIYVATKR, encoded by the coding sequence ATGAGCGAGTCGAGCGACGGGCACTACCGGCGATGCGTCGCGCCCTACTACGCGAGGCTCGGCTCGCGGCTGGGGTACGCGATGCTGCTGAGCCGGACGCGCCACTTCGGCTGGTACGAACCGGGCGAGTCGCCGTGGCGGTTCACCCTGGCCATGCGGCGGATGGAGGTGATCGCGGCGCGGAAGCTGGCGCTGCCGCCGGGGTCCCGGGTGCTGGACGCGGGGTGCGGCGTGGGCGACGTGGCACGTACCGTGGCGCGGGTCACCGGCGCCGAGGTCACCGGGGTCGACGGCATCGCCTCCGACATCGCCATCGCCCGGCGCCGTTCGGCCGACGCGCCCGGCGGGGGCGGACGCACCCGGTTCCTCTCCGCCGACTACCACGAGCTGCCCTTCCCGGACGCCTCCTTCGACGGCCTCTACACCATGGAGTCCTTCGTCCACTCCGCCGACCCCAAGCGGGCGCTGGCGGAGTTCCACCGGGTGCTGCGACCGCGCGGCAGGCTCGGCATGCTGGAGTATTCGAGCACGCCGGAAGGGCGGTTGACGCCCGCCGCCTACACGGTGCTGCGCCGGGTCTGCGAACTCTCCGCCATGCCGGCCATGCTCATGCTCACCCATGGCCGGCTGGAACAACTGCTGGACGACGCCGGCTTCGCCGTGGAGTCGGTGCAGGACGCCACCCCCAACGTCCTGCCGATGCTGCGTGCCTTCAGCGTGCTCGGCAGCGTCCCCTACGGGCTGGCCCGCGCGGTCGGCCACGGCGACGCGCTGGTCAACGCGATGAGCGGGGTCGAGATGTACCGCCACCAGGAGACCTGGCGCTACCACATCTACGTGGCGACCAAGCGGTGA
- a CDS encoding NADH:flavin oxidoreductase: MVNSSSAATRAHDVLSRPVAVGKLTLPNRLAMAPMTRQFSPGGVPGADVAEYYARRAAGDVGLIITEGTYVDHASAGTSDRVPRFHGDDALAGWAAVAEAVHRAGGRIFPQLWHVGMARTAGAPPVPEAPRVGPSGIPLDDSEPGHAMTLEDVDDVIAAFASAAAAAEERGFDGIELHGAHGYLIDQFLWAHTNRRDDAYGGDLLSRTRFAAEIVAACRRAVSPEFPIVFRMSQWKSGDYQARLATTPQELEAVLTPLAEAGVDAFHCSTRRYWLPEFDGSDLNLAGWARKLTGKATISVGSVGLDNEFIKAFQGERAGVAGIDELLDRMERDEFDVIAIGRALLADPEWAAKVLTGRIDELRPFDTQAFTTLH; encoded by the coding sequence ATGGTGAATTCCAGCAGTGCGGCGACGCGTGCCCACGACGTGCTGAGCCGTCCGGTCGCCGTGGGGAAGCTCACACTCCCCAACCGGTTGGCGATGGCCCCGATGACCCGCCAGTTCTCACCCGGCGGCGTACCGGGCGCCGACGTGGCCGAGTACTACGCGCGACGGGCCGCGGGCGACGTCGGGCTGATCATCACCGAGGGCACCTACGTCGACCACGCGTCGGCCGGAACCAGCGACCGGGTGCCGCGGTTCCACGGTGACGACGCCCTGGCCGGCTGGGCCGCGGTGGCCGAGGCCGTCCATCGCGCCGGCGGACGGATCTTCCCGCAGCTGTGGCACGTCGGCATGGCCCGCACCGCCGGTGCCCCGCCGGTGCCGGAGGCCCCGCGCGTCGGCCCCTCCGGGATACCGCTGGACGACTCCGAGCCCGGCCACGCGATGACCCTGGAGGACGTGGACGACGTCATCGCGGCCTTCGCCTCCGCCGCCGCGGCGGCCGAGGAACGGGGCTTCGACGGCATCGAACTGCACGGTGCCCACGGTTACCTCATCGACCAGTTCCTCTGGGCCCACACCAACCGCCGTGACGACGCCTACGGTGGCGACCTCCTCTCCCGTACCCGCTTCGCCGCCGAGATCGTGGCCGCGTGCCGCCGGGCCGTCTCGCCGGAGTTCCCGATCGTCTTCCGCATGTCCCAGTGGAAGAGCGGTGACTACCAGGCCCGGCTCGCCACGACGCCGCAGGAGCTGGAAGCCGTTCTCACCCCGCTCGCCGAGGCGGGCGTCGACGCCTTCCACTGCTCCACCCGGCGCTACTGGCTGCCCGAGTTCGACGGCTCCGACCTCAACCTCGCCGGCTGGGCCAGGAAGCTCACCGGCAAGGCGACGATCAGCGTCGGCTCCGTCGGCCTGGACAACGAGTTCATCAAGGCGTTCCAGGGCGAGCGGGCCGGGGTCGCCGGGATCGACGAACTCCTGGACCGCATGGAGCGGGACGAGTTCGACGTGATCGCCATCGGACGCGCCCTGCTCGCCGACCCGGAGTGGGCCGCGAAGGTCCTCACCGGCCGCATCGACGAACTGCGGCCCTTCGACACACAGGCGTTCACCACCCTTCACTGA